Genomic segment of Bifidobacterium lemurum:
TCGTCGGCCTTGTACTTGGCGATGGTCTGGATGGATTCGGGAAGGATCTCATCCCAGCCGTACTCCTCGGCGTATTCGCTCAGATCGGAGATCACGCCCTGCGAGGCGAGATTGCCCACCGAGCTGGTGCCCTGGTTGTACAGGGCGACGTCCGGAGCGTCGTCGGCCTGAAGCGTCAGCGCGGCGTTCTTGTTCATCTGCTCGAACGAGGTATGGACCTCATTGATGGTGACGTCGGGATTCTGCTCCTTGTATAGCGCGATGGCACGCTCGATGGTGTCGCCACCGTCGGAGGAGTAGTACCACGAAACGGTGAGTTCCTTCTCGTCTGACTGGGCGGTTTCTCCGCCGCACGCGGCCAGCGAGGCAAGCAACGCGGTCGCGCTGACCGCGGCGATGGCCGTCCTGAGCGTTTTCTTCATTGTTGTTCTCCTTTGTTGTTTGTTCGTTTTCCGCTTCGAAAACGAAACATTTGTTGCGGCCGGTCCGAATGGACCCGCCCTTCCTGTTATGGAAGCCGCAGGGCGAACACACGCGCCGAGGGGGAATCCGACGTCGTCGTCAACGACGCATGGCTCTCATCGACGCGTTGCACCCGCCAGGGCTTGGCATCCGAGGCGCATGGATCTTTTGGATTCGGGAACACCTGGATGATTTCGGCTCCGGCAGGCACTTCCACCGTGACGGTTTGTTCGCCGGCGCGACGCCACACGGTCATATAGCCTGTGCGCCCTTCGCTTCCGGGAGCGGGCAGCAGCCCGGTCGCCAGCCATTCGCCGGTGAAATCGGGCAGCCCCAGGGGCCAGAACGGCACCGATGAGTCCTGCGTCTCCAGCACCTCGCGATGCAGGGCGATGGCGGAACGCACCAGAGCCAGACGCCGGTCGTCCATACGATCGACGAAACCCGAAAGATACAGACGCCCGGTCACGCCGGCCGCCAAAGTGAGCACCGCCTCCTCGTCGCCCATATGCTGCTGGGCGTATCCCCAATTGCCCTGCTGTTCCGGCAGGATGCCCATAGGCGCGCCGGCGGCGATGGCCGCGTAGATCAGCGGGTCGCACTGATCGGAGGTGGATTGCAGGTCGAGACGCTGCAGCATCGCGTAGTCGGCGCGCATGGCCCCCGACCCGCAGTTTTCGATGACCAGCTTGGGGTAGCGGCGCTTCAGCGAATCCAGCCAATCCACATAGGCGCGGCAGTGTCCGAGCAATCCCTCGCCCAGGGTCGCGGCATCCTGCTCGGTGCCGACGCCGGGCACGGTGTTGTAGTCGAATTTGAAGAAGGTGGGACGCAGGTCACGCATCAGGCGATCGACTGTGGAGTCGAGATGCTCCCGCACTTCGGGGCAACGGAAATCCAAATGGTAGCGTCCGTCGTCGGCGACGCGTTCGCCGTGACGACGGAAGAACGCCGCTTCAGGCAGCGCGGCGGCCACCGGGGAGTGGATGCCCACCACTTCCGGCTCCAGCCATAATCCCAGCTCCATGCCGTTGGCCCGTATGCGCTCGGCGAGCGCCGCAAGCCCTTCGTCGCCGAACCGGTTGGTCGAAGGCTCCCACTCGCCGACCGATGTCCACCAGTCGCCGTCGGTGCTGTCGTACCAGCCGGCGTCGATGCAGAACACATCCACGCCAAGCGTGCCGACCGCGTCGATCAGAGGAATCTCCTTCTCGGCCGTGGGGTCGCCGAACAAGGTGTTCATGTAGTCGTTGTAGATGACCAGCGTGTTGGATGAACGGTCCTGACCGTTATGGCCCAACCGTTCGTCGCGTAGGGCGCGGCGGTGCAGGGTCATCTCGGCGACGGCGCCGCGCCAATCGCCGGAGCAAACCGCCACAGAGGCGGGCACGGTGGTGAAGTCGACACCGGGCTCCAGCACGATCGACCATTGATGGTCGTCGCAGTTGGGACCGCCGGCCATCACCTGCAGGCCGGTGACGCCTTCGCCGATCTCCCAGCTCCATGCGCCGTTGTGTTCGATCTGCCACATCAGCGCGGTGGGATGTTCGCCGTTGAGCTGAAGGATGCCGTCGGGCAGATGTTCGCCGGTGGACCATGCGGAGCGCGAACGCAACGCGAACCTCGCTCCCGGCACGCGGGGATTGACGACGGTGTTGATGTCGACCACGCCCATCGCCCGCAGTGGCGCGCGATGCCAGTTGTTCTCCGCGGCCCACGTGCTGTCGGCCCAGAACACCTCCGCATCGTCCACGGAGGCGCCGGCAGCGGACAGCGGCACGGCGACGTTCAGTGAGCTCATCGATTCGACGGGAAGTCTGCGATCGGAGCGGATCGTCGCGCTCCATGTGACGACGCTGATGCCGTCATAGGCCGCGAACAGGCTTTCGACCGTCAGCCCGGTGGATTCGTCGTGCTGGGTGATGCGCAGTTCGCCGCGGTTGCCGGTGTGACGTTGTTCCGCTTGGCGGAACCGGAGATTCCAGCCGTCCCGCGTATCCGTCAGACGTTGGTGGTTCATGCGACGGCCGTTCGTCGAGGTCAGCACTTCGACGATCGGAACCGCGGCGGTTTCCGTTATTTGCTCAGCGCATAGGGGGGGGGGCACCATGCCGCGGCCGGCGAGCGCGGCCAACGTCACCGGCGCGTCGGGCCGGACGGAGAATCCCAGCTCGAGCACGTCATTGCCCCAAGTCAGCGTGTGCTGGCTGTTGGGTGTGACGCGGGTCCATTCGCGGTCGGTTGTGTGCGGCATGTCATTCACCTCTTCCGCGTTCTCACTTCACGCGCACAGCGGTCCAGGAGACCGGGGGCAGGGTCATGCGCACGGTGCCGGAGGCGGCGTCGAACGCGACGGTGTCGTTGTCGTGCAGGGTCACGCGGTTCTGGTCGTCCAACGTGTTGCAGGCCAGGATGTCGTCCTCGTGCAGGGTTTGGGCCTCGATGCCGGCGGTTTCGAGTCCGGCGGGAAGTTTGACCTCGAATTCGGCCGGCGCGTCCAGCGAACGGTTCACCACGAACACGTTCACCGAACCGTCGGCGCCGCGCACGGCCACCGAGTTGACGGCCGGCACTTCGCCATAGCGCGGGGTGTCGAATGTGCCGGAGGCGAGCTTGGGCTCGAGCACGGTGCCGCCCTTGGCGAGCCGCGCGGTCAGGGAGAACGGGTAGAACGTGGTCTGACGCCAGGCCGGTCCGCCCGGTTCGGTCATGATCGGCGCGATCACGTTGACCAGCTGGGCGAGGCTCGCCGCATGCACGCGGTCGGCGTTCTTGAGCAGCGTGATCAGCAGGTCGCCGAACACCACCGCGTCGGCCGTCGTGTACACGTCCTCCAGCAGACGCGGGGCCACCGGCCAGTTGCCGATGCCTTCGGGGTTCTTGCTCGGCTCCTCGTTGAGATACCACACGTTCCATTCGTCGAAGGAGATGAACACCTCGTGCTTGCTCTTCAGACGCGCCTTGGTGGCGTCGATCGCGGCGGCGACGTCTTTGATGAAGCCGTCCATGTCCTCGCCCGAGGCCATGAAGCTCACCATGTCGCGCGAGCCGTCCTCCTGCAGTTCGGGATGGTAGTAGGCGTGGCAGGAGATGTAGTCGACCAGCTCGTAGGTCTTCTGCAGCACGGTCTCCTCCCATGTGCCGAAGGTGTCCATCGCATGGGATGACGATCCGCACACCACCAGTTCCACATCCGGGTCGAGGGAGCGCATGCCGCGCGCGACTGAGGCGGCCAGCATGCCGTATTCCTCGGCGGTTTTGTGGCCGGTCTGCCAATTTCCGTCCATCTCGTTGCCCAGGCACCACATTGTGATGCCGAACGGTTTTTCGGCGCCGTTCGCGCGGCGTTCGTCGGAAAGCTTGGTGCCGGAGGGGATGTTGGCGTATTCCAGCAGGTCGAGGGCTTCCTCGAGTCCGCGGGTGCCGAGGTTCACGGCTTCCATCAGCTCGTTGCCTCCGGCCTTGTTCAGCCACTTGGCCATCTCGTGCAGGCCGAATTCGTTGGTTTCGGTGGAATGCCAGGCCAGATCGAGGCGGCGGGGACGGCTCTCCTTGGGGCCGACGCCGTCTTCCCAGCGATAGCCGGAGACGAAGTTGCCGCCGGGGTAGCGGATGGCGGTAGCGCCCAGCTCCTTGACCAAATCGATCACGTCCTGACGGAATCCGTCCTCGTCCGCGGTCGGATGGCCCGGCTCGTAGATGCCGCCGTACACGCAGCGGCCCAGATGCTCCACGAAGGAGCCGAACAGTCGGTCGTTGACCTGGGCCACTTCAAATTCGTCATCCACGACCAGGCGAGCCTGGGTCGTCTCGTTCTGCTGTGCCATCTCTGCCCTTTCAGCGGTAGCTCATATATAAGTACAACGTTGTCTCTCAACAGAAGACCGCACCGCCCGCCGGGAATCAACCCGCCGGTCCGTAGGTTCTCAGTTGTTAGTACAACCTTGTACTTCTGGTGATAATCAGAGAATACACCTCTTGCGGAACGCGCGCAAGCGCAGTTAGTACAACGTTGGATTTTCGTTGGGGTTTCAGGCGACACGCTGACGCACGAACGCGTCCAGCGCGGCCGCGTCGATTCCCTCATACGAGGCGATCGAGGCGAACTGCGGCCCCATCGAGGTGTCGTTGCGAATCCACCCGGTCTGGGCGATCGTGGTCGCGCCGGAGGCCGCGCCCGCCCTGATGCCGGTCATGGAATCCTCCACCACCACGCAGTACGGCATATCCTCCGGCTCGATGCCCAAGCGTGCGGCCGCCGTCAGATACGGCGCGGGATCGGGCTTGTGCGCCACGGGATCGTCTCCGCACACATACCCCTCGAACAGTCCGTCGGTCTGCGCCATGATGTTCTCGGCCATGCGGCGGGGAGAGGTGGTGACCAGCATCGAGGGAACGCCGGCGTCCTTCAGCGAGCGCAGCACCTCCTGCACGCCGTCGATCCACGGCAGCCGCTCGACCTCCGCGCGATACACATAGTCCTTGAGCTGCCTGTCGATCTGTTCGACGGTGAGCGCGCAACCTTTGGCGATCATACGGCGGGCCACATCCGGCACAGGCGTGCCCGACCCCTCCCAGCCATCATTCTCATCCCATTCGCCGCCGTTGGCGTGGGCGATCGCGATCTCGCCCTGATGCCAGTAGGGTTCGGAATTGATAAGGGTGCCATCCAGATCCCAGAACACGGCTTTCAGCAGCATGGTTTTCCTCCGCGCGACGCTTATGACGAGACGTACCGCTCCATCTCACCAAACACGCAAGACAGGTCGGGCGGACCGCCGCCTACTGCGCCGTCTTATCGCGCCAACGGGAGATGCAGCGTTCGATGCGCTTGTATCCGATGACCTTGGGATCCAGCCCCGCCTCGCGGAAAATGGCCGTGGGAGACTCCCCTTGGGCGTAGCGCCGCATGCATTCGTCGCGGAAATCCTCCGAATACGTGATGCGGGTCTCACTGACGGACGCGACGGCATCCAGCGACTGCAAAGCCTTTCGCGTGCGCGAGGAGAACGACTGTCGCGCCATCACCGCCCCTTACCACTCAGATGAACTTTCGCACAAACCAAAAGAAGAGTACCCCCCCCCCAGGACGAGAACAGTCTCCTTGAGTTCTAGTGATCGTTGCAACATCTGACCTGCTCTCAAGGCGGATCGGGTGGGCGAGGACCATTATGACGACGGGCGTCGTTGGACGTTCGACGGTCCGAATACCTGAGCTCTGACGATCACAGTGACGCCCGCCCTGTAGCGAGGAGGATTCCAGCGGGCGACGCAACGCCTGCGGAGGGGGCTTGCGAGCCTTCCCGGAGCTGATTTGGGGGACTGCTTCCTTCCCTACAACACGCGGGATACCGTTTTCGGGGAATCTTCTCCCAGCATCGGGCGCAAAAGAGGACGCGGCCCAGATATCACCGCCATCCCCAGACGACCACGGATTTGGATC
This window contains:
- a CDS encoding HAD family hydrolase, with amino-acid sequence MLLKAVFWDLDGTLINSEPYWHQGEIAIAHANGGEWDENDGWEGSGTPVPDVARRMIAKGCALTVEQIDRQLKDYVYRAEVERLPWIDGVQEVLRSLKDAGVPSMLVTTSPRRMAENIMAQTDGLFEGYVCGDDPVAHKPDPAPYLTAAARLGIEPEDMPYCVVVEDSMTGIRAGAASGATTIAQTGWIRNDTSMGPQFASIASYEGIDAAALDAFVRQRVA
- a CDS encoding glycoside hydrolase family 36 protein, producing the protein MPHTTDREWTRVTPNSQHTLTWGNDVLELGFSVRPDAPVTLAALAGRGMVPPPLCAEQITETAAVPIVEVLTSTNGRRMNHQRLTDTRDGWNLRFRQAEQRHTGNRGELRITQHDESTGLTVESLFAAYDGISVVTWSATIRSDRRLPVESMSSLNVAVPLSAAGASVDDAEVFWADSTWAAENNWHRAPLRAMGVVDINTVVNPRVPGARFALRSRSAWSTGEHLPDGILQLNGEHPTALMWQIEHNGAWSWEIGEGVTGLQVMAGGPNCDDHQWSIVLEPGVDFTTVPASVAVCSGDWRGAVAEMTLHRRALRDERLGHNGQDRSSNTLVIYNDYMNTLFGDPTAEKEIPLIDAVGTLGVDVFCIDAGWYDSTDGDWWTSVGEWEPSTNRFGDEGLAALAERIRANGMELGLWLEPEVVGIHSPVAAALPEAAFFRRHGERVADDGRYHLDFRCPEVREHLDSTVDRLMRDLRPTFFKFDYNTVPGVGTEQDAATLGEGLLGHCRAYVDWLDSLKRRYPKLVIENCGSGAMRADYAMLQRLDLQSTSDQCDPLIYAAIAAGAPMGILPEQQGNWGYAQQHMGDEEAVLTLAAGVTGRLYLSGFVDRMDDRRLALVRSAIALHREVLETQDSSVPFWPLGLPDFTGEWLATGLLPAPGSEGRTGYMTVWRRAGEQTVTVEVPAGAEIIQVFPNPKDPCASDAKPWRVQRVDESHASLTTTSDSPSARVFALRLP
- a CDS encoding HTH domain-containing protein; protein product: MARQSFSSRTRKALQSLDAVASVSETRITYSEDFRDECMRRYAQGESPTAIFREAGLDPKVIGYKRIERCISRWRDKTAQ
- a CDS encoding alpha-N-arabinofuranosidase; this encodes MAQQNETTQARLVVDDEFEVAQVNDRLFGSFVEHLGRCVYGGIYEPGHPTADEDGFRQDVIDLVKELGATAIRYPGGNFVSGYRWEDGVGPKESRPRRLDLAWHSTETNEFGLHEMAKWLNKAGGNELMEAVNLGTRGLEEALDLLEYANIPSGTKLSDERRANGAEKPFGITMWCLGNEMDGNWQTGHKTAEEYGMLAASVARGMRSLDPDVELVVCGSSSHAMDTFGTWEETVLQKTYELVDYISCHAYYHPELQEDGSRDMVSFMASGEDMDGFIKDVAAAIDATKARLKSKHEVFISFDEWNVWYLNEEPSKNPEGIGNWPVAPRLLEDVYTTADAVVFGDLLITLLKNADRVHAASLAQLVNVIAPIMTEPGGPAWRQTTFYPFSLTARLAKGGTVLEPKLASGTFDTPRYGEVPAVNSVAVRGADGSVNVFVVNRSLDAPAEFEVKLPAGLETAGIEAQTLHEDDILACNTLDDQNRVTLHDNDTVAFDAASGTVRMTLPPVSWTAVRVK